ACATTGGGATACCAGGCCTTGGGCAGATGCCGATCCCGATCCAGCCAACAGAAATAAACCATTCGATAGCGCCGACGATGGCCCCAGCAGCGCTGGTGTTTTACTGGAAGTGGCCCGTGCGATTCAATCTCAACCATTAAGCAATATTGGTGTCGACATTGTGTTTTTTGATCTGGAAGATTATGGAACCAACGGAAGTGACAAATCCTGGGGACTTGGTTCACAATACTGGTCTGCAAACTTGCATTATACCCACAGCAAACCCATGTACGGTGTCTTACTGGACATTGTAGGGGGTGCGAATCCGGGATTTTATACAGAAGACTTCAGTGTTTATTATGCGAAAGATGTGGTTGATAAAGTCTGGAATCTGGCAGATGCCATGGGTTATGCAGCCAATTTTCCCAAAACTTCAGGAGGTGGCACGATCGACGATCACTATTTTGTGAATACCATTGCCAAAATTAAAATGATTGACATCATCAATCGCCCGGATGGAAAACGCTTTCCTCATTACCACCACACGACTAAAGATAAAATGGATGTCATTGATCCTTTCAGCCTGAATATGGTTGGTAGGTTGATGGTGAAATTGATCTATCAGGAAGATGCCGGGTTGCTCTGATTTAGGTTGAGGGAGATTTTTTTAATTCGAAGTGTCAATGGTGATTTTGACCTTTCGACTTTTCGGGATTTTGGCTTTTTGGCTTTTTGGCTTTTTGACTTTTTGACTTTTTGACTTTTTGGCTTTTTGACTTTTTGACTTTTTGACTTTTTGGCTTTTTGACTTTTTGACTTTTTGATTATAAATTAAATATAAAGTTCTGCGCAAATCTGCGAAATCCCCGCCTGACCGAACAAGTTTTCCATTATTTAAAACAAAATATCAGTCGGGCAGGAGCGGAAAATAAATGGAAGAGGTTTTGACTTTTTAAAGTTTTGATTATAAACTAAATGAAAAGTTCTGCGCAAATCTGCGAAATCCCCGCCTGACCGAACAAGTTTTCCATTATTTAAAACAAAATATCAGTCGGGCAGGAGCGGGAAATAAATGGAAGAGACTTTTCGGGATTTTGACTTTTTGTATTTAATGTGTTTTGTGAAATACCGTAGTTATTTTCTAAAATTGAAATGTTCCAAATTCTTGGTATAAAACTTTCGCTCTTCCCACCTGTACGATATCACTTTGCATAAATAAATAAAAATTATTTCGGTCGGACCGTTGCGGTTTACCTTAAGACATCCAGTTCTGCTCATTTCTCTCTTATGAAAATGTACGTTTGTTAACCGCAGAGAAAAAGATAAGACGCAGAGCACTCTGAATAAATTCGACACGCCTGAAGTGCCTCCTATGGAAATGTATAAATGTATGTTTCCTCCAATTTGGAATTTAATTAAAAACACAATTGCAAATTAATTCCTACTTTCGCTATTGAAATTAATTTCTATGTCCAACTTATTCACATCACTACTTTCATTTATAATTTTCTACAGCTTCCCTTTCAGTCTTGCATCTCAGGAATGGAAAACCATACACCAGTTCAATCCTCCTCAAACTTTACAGAAAATCGAATTTCTGAATAAAGATTTTGGAATCACTGTCGGCAGTTTGTACAACGGATCCACGAAAAACATTCATGTAACAAGAGATGGCGGAAAAACCTGGAACGATGTAAGTTCGGGATATACGTCGATGCGATTTATGGACATTTTCTTTCTCAATGATTCAGTTGTATACATGAGCGGAAACAATGGAATTATCATCCGTTCAACTGATGGTGGCATGAATTGGAAAACACTCACAACAAATGTAACTGAACAAATTTGGGGTATTTACTTTTCCAGTGCAAAAATCGGCTATGCAGTGGGCTCAAATGGTTTGATCATGCGCACTACCAATGGTGGAAATGATTGGGAAATAAGACCCAGTGGAACTAACCACCTGTTTTATAAAGTAACCGTTACGCCTTCCGGCGTTTGTTTTGCCAGTGGATCTAACATTCTTTTGCGATCAGAAGACAGCGGTGATTCCTGGCAAGCTGTTGATTTTTTTCCATTTGAACCGCCTGCCGACTGGATTCGAAGTATACAATTTGTGAACGATAAAACAGGATATGCCTGTGCCGATATTGGGAGAATTTATAAAACCACAGACGGCGGCTTAAATTGGGAGCGCCTTCCTTCCATTACCCAGGAACCTTTGTTTGAATTACATTTTCTAGACGAGAATTTCGGAATGATCTGTGGTTTTAACGGAACGATTCTCATGACTGAAAATGGTGGGCTGAGCTGGACGCCCATGAAGAGCCCCCTGGGAAATGAACACCTATACTCGATCGACCTGGTCGATAAAAACAATGGATACATTTGCAGCCATTTCGGTAGCGTTTTGCAGCTACAGCAAATCACATCCGAACAAAATATTTCAACAACAGATCAATCGATGTACCTATACCCCAATCCGGCCAGTCATTTCGTAAGAATACAATGCATGGATCGAATTCAGCATCCCGAAAATAAAACAGTCCGCCTATTGAATTCACATGGACAAGAATTGTGCCGGCATACGCTGCAAGAAAGTCTGGATGGTTTATACATTGCTAATCTCCCGGACGGCCTGTACACTTTTTTTGTAGAAGGTATTCCAAATCAAAACCTTCAATTTATAAAAGCCGGCAAATAATTTCTGCAATGATTGGAATCTTTTTATTTATCTGTGGACTTTTTGCTTAACGATACCTCCTGATACTTCTTTGATGCTGGTTATATAAATAAATGCCTTAGGATCAATTTCTTTGATGGCCAATTGAATGCGATGAATTTCCAGTCGCGTAACGATGGTCACAATGATCTGGCAATCGTATTTAATATCAAAACTTCCTGGAAGATAACCTCGCTCACCTTTGTAAACGGAGATGGCTTTGTTGAAATCATTTACAATCATCGATTTGATGTCTTCGTCTTTTGAAGAAAGGATTGTCAATGCTGTATATTCTTCAAATCCATCGACGACGTAATCCACGGTTTTCATGGCCGTAAAATAGGTCATGATCGAATACATACCGGTTTCAATTCCAAAATTGATCGCGGCAATAAGGATAACCAGTGAATTGAATAGCATAACCCACTCGCTGGTCGAGAATCCAAACTTTTTATTGGTGTAATCGGCAAGGACTTCCATTCCATCGATCACACCTCCGGCTTTAATGACCAGTCCGATACCCAGTCCTATAAAAAATCCGCCGAATACGGCAATGAGCACTTTGTCGTGTGTGATGGGTTCTATTTCAACAAACTGGATCGTGCAAACCAAAAGTATAATGGCCATCATGGTTTGGATGGCAAAGGTTTTTCCAATCTTCCGGTAGCCTATATAGACGAAAGGTAAATTCAAAAAGAACAAAGCCAGTCCAATATTGATATGCATCAATTCATGAAGCAAAATAGATAAACCGGTAATCCCACCATCCAGAAATCTGTTGGGAATCATAAAGCCTTTGAAAGCAATGGTGGCCAGAATGACCCCAAGGATCATGAGAATTAAAGAATGCAGAGAAAAAATTTTATTCCATTCAATGCTGTTTTTTACAGAGCCTTTGTGCATGATTCAGCAATGATAAGCAATCGAACTGATTCCATCTTATAACCCCGCTTAAAAATTTTTTATGCTTCACGGAAATATGATATTTTAGCATAAATTGTCTGATGAAGTTATGAAAAACGAAATTTATGGATTTGATGCGTTCTCACCGGCTGAAATCGCTGAACGCATCGAAAAAACAGGAGTCACAAAAGCAAGATTGCCCTTTCTTTCACTCTTTATGCTGGGTGCTCTTGCAGGTGGCTTCATTGCATTGGGCGCCCTGTACAGCACGCTGATTTTTTCAGATCACTCCCTGCCATTTGGGGTTTCCAGAATACTGGGTGGAATCGCCTTTTCATTAGGCCTGATCCTGGTTGTGGTAGCAGGTGCTGAATTGTTTACCGGAAATAACTTGCTGGTGATGGCCTGGGCAGATGGGAAAATCAGTTTGAAGGAATTGGTCAGAAACTGGACGATTGTACTCCTTTCAAATTTTGCTGGTTCTGTGGTTGTGGCTTTACTCGTTAGTTTGTCTAATCACACAGACATGAACAACAAAGCTGTTCTGGAACAATACATCCGCATTGCGCAATACAAATGCAGTTTAAATTTTTCAGATGCTTTTATCAGCGGATTGATGTGCAATGTGTTGGTCTGCCTTGCGGTCTGGATGAGTCAGGCCGGGCGTTCGGTTATGGATAAGGCACTGGTCATTATTTTTCCCATCTCTGCATTTGTAGCCGCAGGTTTTGAGCACAGCATTGCCAATATGTATTTTATTCCCCTGGGAATTGTATTAAAGGAAAGTTATACCGGAGATCAGGCCGTTCATTTGATAGATGGAATGGGATTCGTCTCAAATATCGTACCTGTGATCCTTGGCAATCTCACCGGCGGTAGTTTATTGGTCGCGCTGGTATATTACCTCATTTACCGAAGGAAAAACCTTTTTCATCGAAAAGAGGAAACCATGGATATTCCCAGCTGATAAATTCCGTTATACCTTTAATCAGACATATAAAAACCATGCGCATTCTTAAGGATCTTTCAGAACTCGTGCAGGAAAATGTGATCAGCAACGAAACTGCAGAGCGCATTACGGCTTATTACGAATTAAAACAAAGCAAACCTTCGGGTAAATTTATTTTAATATTCGGAATTTTAGGAGCATTGTTGGTTGGTACTGGTATATTGCTGATACTTGCTCACAATTGGGATACTCTTCCGAAAATGGGAAAAACCGCATTGGCTTTTTTCTTACTCATGGCCTCCCAGTTTTTATGTGGCTATGTCGTATTGAAGAAATCAGATCATGCCGTTTGGCGAGAAAGTGCGGCTGCATTCCTGAGTCTTTCATTAGCTTCCTGTATTTCTCTCATCAGTCAGATCTATCACATATCCGGTGATTTTAAAGTTTTCATATTGACCTGGTCGCTGTTAACACTGCCCCTGGTTTACATCATGCGTTCTTCGGTTGCAGGATTATTATACATTGTAGGTGCTACCCTTTATCTGATCGATTATGCCGTACGTCCGGAACAAACGTATAAAGCATTAATTTATCTGGCATTGTTATCCTTACTGCTTCCTTATTATTTAACGCATATCAAAAGAAATCTGGACCATTTTGTATTTAATATATTTCATTGGTTACTCCCCCTGTCTCTGCTCTTTATGCCGGTAACGCTTGCGCGGGATCATGGGGAGTGGGTTTTTGTCATCTATCTAAGCTTGCTTTCCATTTTTCTTAGATTGGGTAATTCGGACTATTTTCGCGAGAGACCCGGTATTCAAAATGGATATGAAATTCTTGGGAAAGTTGGCACG
The DNA window shown above is from Saprospiraceae bacterium and carries:
- a CDS encoding DUF2157 domain-containing protein; translated protein: MRILKDLSELVQENVISNETAERITAYYELKQSKPSGKFILIFGILGALLVGTGILLILAHNWDTLPKMGKTALAFFLLMASQFLCGYVVLKKSDHAVWRESAAAFLSLSLASCISLISQIYHISGDFKVFILTWSLLTLPLVYIMRSSVAGLLYIVGATLYLIDYAVRPEQTYKALIYLALLSLLLPYYLTHIKRNLDHFVFNIFHWLLPLSLLFMPVTLARDHGEWVFVIYLSLLSIFLRLGNSDYFRERPGIQNGYEILGKVGTIILLWTLSFDGFWSTLINKDFSLNSSVQIPEFLFATATTLIASFLLFIQIRSSSRDDVKPIQFVYLLFVPIFIIGYYHQASVLLVNVLTLLLGMLIIRQGLQTKKLGELNTGLIVIAGLVICRFFDSDLSFVFKGLLFVCIGLGFFIINYRMLKNKNKYESQ
- a CDS encoding M28 family peptidase, which encodes MKFNKIVIAFFIVIVLCLLEACKSDKVQQAAPPVEKEIKYPVFNKDSAYQFVRKQVLFGPRIPNTEAHRACAAWFVEKFKSFGAEVIEQRFKSTAFDGTVLNGVNIIAQFNKDAKKRILLASHWDTRPWADADPDPANRNKPFDSADDGPSSAGVLLEVARAIQSQPLSNIGVDIVFFDLEDYGTNGSDKSWGLGSQYWSANLHYTHSKPMYGVLLDIVGGANPGFYTEDFSVYYAKDVVDKVWNLADAMGYAANFPKTSGGGTIDDHYFVNTIAKIKMIDIINRPDGKRFPHYHHTTKDKMDVIDPFSLNMVGRLMVKLIYQEDAGLL
- a CDS encoding YitT family protein, yielding MHKGSVKNSIEWNKIFSLHSLILMILGVILATIAFKGFMIPNRFLDGGITGLSILLHELMHINIGLALFFLNLPFVYIGYRKIGKTFAIQTMMAIILLVCTIQFVEIEPITHDKVLIAVFGGFFIGLGIGLVIKAGGVIDGMEVLADYTNKKFGFSTSEWVMLFNSLVILIAAINFGIETGMYSIMTYFTAMKTVDYVVDGFEEYTALTILSSKDEDIKSMIVNDFNKAISVYKGERGYLPGSFDIKYDCQIIVTIVTRLEIHRIQLAIKEIDPKAFIYITSIKEVSGGIVKQKVHR
- a CDS encoding formate/nitrite transporter family protein, which translates into the protein MKNEIYGFDAFSPAEIAERIEKTGVTKARLPFLSLFMLGALAGGFIALGALYSTLIFSDHSLPFGVSRILGGIAFSLGLILVVVAGAELFTGNNLLVMAWADGKISLKELVRNWTIVLLSNFAGSVVVALLVSLSNHTDMNNKAVLEQYIRIAQYKCSLNFSDAFISGLMCNVLVCLAVWMSQAGRSVMDKALVIIFPISAFVAAGFEHSIANMYFIPLGIVLKESYTGDQAVHLIDGMGFVSNIVPVILGNLTGGSLLVALVYYLIYRRKNLFHRKEETMDIPS